A region from the Desulfobotulus mexicanus genome encodes:
- the dapF gene encoding diaminopimelate epimerase, whose product MEIALTKMHGLGNDFLLADDRNGSIAEKLSYGELAVKICDRHFGIGADGLILILPSTSCDLGFAIYNSDGSEAGMCGNGIRCFARYVYEKTILRQKIMTIETASGPVVCLLENDGEDLVTSVRVDMGPPRLMPEEIPFIWPTSEAIEVPLKVLDQAFQVTPVSMGNPHAVIFMDKIDDIPLEVWGPLVEKHPAFPEKTNVEFVEVLSREKMRVRVWERGAGVTLACGTGACAVLVAGVLTGRSERKAEIILPGGSLAVEWDERSGHLHKRGPAEWVFETKIKLF is encoded by the coding sequence ATGGAGATAGCCCTTACCAAAATGCATGGTCTGGGGAATGATTTTCTTCTGGCAGATGACAGAAATGGCAGCATTGCCGAAAAATTATCCTACGGAGAGCTGGCAGTAAAAATCTGTGACCGGCATTTTGGCATTGGTGCTGACGGGTTGATACTTATTCTTCCTTCCACCTCCTGTGATCTGGGCTTTGCCATCTATAACTCCGATGGATCAGAGGCTGGAATGTGTGGAAATGGCATCCGCTGCTTTGCACGCTACGTTTATGAAAAGACTATTCTTCGTCAGAAAATAATGACCATTGAAACGGCTTCCGGACCTGTGGTCTGTCTTCTGGAAAATGACGGGGAAGATCTGGTCACAAGTGTTCGTGTGGATATGGGGCCTCCAAGGCTTATGCCTGAAGAAATTCCTTTTATATGGCCAACAAGTGAAGCCATTGAAGTACCCCTCAAGGTTCTGGATCAGGCTTTTCAGGTAACGCCTGTATCCATGGGAAATCCCCATGCCGTTATTTTTATGGATAAAATAGATGATATTCCCCTGGAAGTATGGGGGCCTCTGGTGGAAAAGCACCCTGCTTTTCCTGAAAAAACCAATGTGGAATTTGTTGAGGTTCTCTCAAGGGAAAAAATGCGGGTCCGGGTTTGGGAGCGGGGAGCCGGAGTCACCCTGGCCTGCGGTACCGGAGCCTGTGCCGTTCTTGTGGCGGGGGTACTCACCGGCAGAAGCGAAAGAAAGGCTGAAATAATCCTTCCCGGAGGCAGCCTTGCGGTGGAATGGGATGAGCGTTCCGGCCATTTACATAAAAGAGGCCCAGCGGAATGGGTTTTTGAAACTAAAATCAAACTTTTTTAA
- a CDS encoding amidohydrolase family protein translates to MQADILIENGWILTMDPENTVFEKGSLAISGESILAVGKAEDLSHIEAREKVDARGGVILPGFVNVHTHASMTLFRGLADDLPLMRWLEDHIFPAEARLTPELVRLGAELACLEMMASGTTTFCDMYLFENAVAEAADTAGMRAVVGEVLYDFPSPCYGPIEKGFLHVEEMIGRWKYHPRITIALKPHSPYLCAPELLSRAFDMAETHNLPFVIHLAETAAETETIKKTYGKSPVAHLADLGLLSQRTLAAHCVKMDEADIELFAMKGSSVAHNPQSNMKLASGIAPVPAFLKAGITVGIGTDGAASNNDLNMLSEMRSAALIHKVTSADPTLMDAGTILRMATIDGAKCLGLDEITGSLEEGKQADIILMDTDKPHMTPLYNPFSQVVYAAGRNDIRDVFVAGKGIYRNRCHTTLDADAICRRVREAVLTFR, encoded by the coding sequence ATGCAGGCGGATATACTCATTGAAAATGGCTGGATTCTTACCATGGACCCGGAAAATACGGTTTTTGAAAAAGGCTCCCTTGCCATCAGTGGTGAAAGCATCCTGGCCGTTGGAAAAGCTGAAGATCTTTCCCATATAGAGGCTCGGGAAAAAGTGGATGCCAGGGGAGGGGTCATCCTTCCGGGTTTTGTCAATGTGCATACCCATGCTTCCATGACCCTTTTTAGAGGTCTGGCCGATGACCTTCCCCTGATGCGCTGGCTGGAGGATCATATTTTTCCTGCTGAGGCCAGGCTGACTCCTGAGCTTGTCCGTCTGGGTGCCGAACTGGCCTGCCTTGAAATGATGGCTTCCGGCACCACCACCTTCTGTGACATGTATCTCTTTGAAAATGCCGTGGCAGAAGCCGCAGATACGGCAGGTATGCGGGCCGTGGTGGGCGAGGTTCTCTATGATTTTCCCTCTCCCTGCTATGGTCCCATAGAAAAGGGCTTTCTTCATGTCGAGGAAATGATAGGCCGATGGAAGTATCACCCCCGCATTACCATTGCCCTTAAACCCCATTCTCCATACCTTTGTGCGCCGGAGCTGCTTTCCCGTGCCTTTGACATGGCCGAAACCCACAATCTGCCCTTTGTCATCCATCTGGCTGAAACTGCTGCTGAAACAGAAACCATTAAAAAGACGTATGGCAAAAGTCCTGTTGCCCATCTGGCAGATCTTGGCCTTTTGTCCCAAAGGACCCTTGCTGCCCATTGTGTGAAGATGGATGAAGCGGATATTGAGCTTTTTGCCATGAAGGGAAGCTCTGTAGCGCACAATCCCCAGAGTAATATGAAACTGGCATCGGGCATTGCCCCTGTGCCTGCTTTTTTGAAGGCAGGAATTACCGTAGGCATTGGCACAGACGGAGCTGCATCCAACAATGATCTGAACATGCTTTCGGAAATGCGCAGTGCCGCCCTGATACACAAGGTGACTTCGGCAGATCCAACCCTTATGGATGCCGGTACCATTCTGCGTATGGCCACCATAGACGGGGCAAAATGCCTGGGTCTTGATGAGATAACAGGCTCCCTTGAAGAGGGAAAGCAGGCGGATATTATTCTGATGGATACGGATAAGCCCCACATGACCCCCCTTTATAATCCATTTTCTCAGGTGGTATATGCGGCAGGCCGCAATGATATCCGGGATGTTTTTGTGGCGGGAAAAGGAATCTACAGAAACCGCTGCCATACCACTCTGGATGCGGATGCCATCTGCCGCAGAGTGCGGGAGGCGGTTCTGACATTTCGTTAA
- a CDS encoding KamA family radical SAM protein: protein MSFFSHTDWKNILRDSAETPEEIAFALNLDAEELASVTRRYPARINPYYMDLIKKNGLPLFLQAVPRKEELEDLPWLLPDGLCEEIQSPVPGVFHRYPDRVILAVSSECALFCRHCMRKRDLGEKNIFDKKAALAYLEGHPEIKDVILSGGDPLMLSDAGLDDLLTALRRIPHVETLRIHTRMPCTLPCRITPELVKMLRSHAPLFVNTHFNHPSEITEESTKACGLLVDAGIPVGCQSVLLKGVNDDKNILTSLFRKLMSIRVRPYYLHHPDPVAGILPFRMDVQKGLEIYRRIKGHVSGMAVPPYMIDLPGGGGKVGLHPDTFCDMDGNGWIRVANFEGRIYDYPALACPIGPPIIPVNKEKPWR from the coding sequence ACACCGGAAGAAATTGCCTTTGCCCTGAATCTGGATGCAGAAGAGCTTGCATCTGTGACAAGGCGCTATCCTGCACGCATCAATCCCTATTATATGGATCTGATAAAGAAAAACGGTCTTCCGCTTTTTCTGCAGGCCGTCCCCCGGAAGGAGGAGCTGGAGGATCTGCCCTGGCTTCTCCCCGACGGACTCTGCGAAGAAATCCAGTCTCCTGTTCCCGGTGTTTTTCACCGCTACCCGGACCGGGTGATTCTGGCCGTATCTTCGGAATGTGCCCTTTTCTGCAGGCACTGCATGCGCAAACGGGATCTGGGGGAAAAAAATATTTTCGATAAAAAAGCAGCCCTTGCCTATCTGGAAGGGCATCCTGAAATTAAAGATGTGATCCTTTCCGGGGGAGATCCCCTCATGCTTTCCGATGCAGGACTTGACGATCTTCTAACGGCACTGCGGCGCATCCCCCATGTGGAAACCCTTCGCATCCATACCCGCATGCCCTGCACCCTGCCCTGCCGCATCACGCCTGAACTGGTAAAAATGCTTCGTTCCCATGCGCCCCTTTTTGTTAATACCCACTTCAATCATCCATCTGAGATTACGGAAGAAAGCACTAAGGCCTGTGGTCTTCTTGTGGATGCGGGTATTCCTGTGGGCTGCCAGTCCGTTTTGCTTAAAGGTGTCAATGATGATAAAAATATTTTGACTTCTCTTTTCAGAAAACTCATGTCCATCCGGGTACGTCCCTATTATCTTCATCATCCCGATCCTGTGGCAGGCATCCTTCCCTTCCGCATGGATGTGCAGAAGGGTCTTGAAATTTATCGCAGAATCAAGGGACATGTTTCGGGCATGGCTGTTCCACCCTATATGATTGATCTGCCCGGAGGCGGAGGCAAAGTAGGGCTGCATCCGGACACTTTCTGTGATATGGATGGAAATGGATGGATACGGGTAGCCAATTTTGAAGGAAGAATTTATGATTATCCGGCTTTGGCCTGCCCCATCGGTCCCCCCATTATCCCGGTAAATAAGGAGAAACCATGGAGATAG
- a CDS encoding ferredoxin-thioredoxin reductase catalytic domain-containing protein, with product MTSEKLYEMLKKNQEAKGYFFSKHKERVMELLEALLHNKERYGYMACPCRLASGDREKDADILCPCVYREPDVTEFGSCYCNLYVSEDWNQAKIPETYVPERRPVEKMF from the coding sequence ATGACATCTGAAAAACTCTATGAAATGCTGAAAAAAAACCAGGAAGCAAAGGGCTATTTCTTTTCAAAACATAAAGAGCGGGTCATGGAGCTTCTGGAGGCTTTGCTGCATAACAAGGAGCGTTATGGCTATATGGCCTGCCCCTGCAGGCTGGCTTCCGGAGACAGGGAAAAGGATGCCGATATTCTCTGCCCCTGTGTTTACAGAGAGCCGGATGTGACGGAGTTTGGCAGCTGCTACTGCAACCTTTATGTTTCTGAGGACTGGAATCAGGCTAAGATTCCCGAAACTTATGTCCCCGAACGCAGGCCTGTGGAAAAAATGTTCTGA
- a CDS encoding glutaredoxin family protein, which translates to MGFISGWIKKLSGKNAAEPGLSGSSRGNKTSAAFSAAPSSDTRTKGAYTMKEPDQNKPDNVTLYSLSTCSHCKSTKQLLSECSVAYSFTDVDTLDQEERALILKELRELNPRCSFPTVVINDKVIVGFRENEIREALGF; encoded by the coding sequence ATGGGATTTATTTCAGGATGGATAAAAAAACTTTCCGGAAAAAACGCTGCTGAACCGGGTCTTTCGGGCAGCAGCCGGGGCAATAAAACATCCGCTGCGTTTTCTGCTGCGCCTTCTTCAGACACCCGGACAAAAGGAGCTTACACCATGAAGGAACCGGATCAGAACAAGCCAGATAATGTAACCCTGTACTCCCTCAGTACCTGCAGCCACTGCAAGTCCACCAAGCAGCTTCTCAGTGAATGCAGTGTGGCATATTCCTTTACGGACGTGGATACGCTGGATCAGGAAGAACGGGCACTGATTCTGAAGGAGCTTCGTGAACTCAATCCCCGATGCTCCTTTCCGACTGTTGTGATAAATGACAAGGTTATTGTGGGATTCCGTGAAAATGAAATCAGGGAGGCGCTGGGATTCTGA
- the ade gene encoding adenine deaminase, whose amino-acid sequence MEKYKEWMSVARGDVPADLLFTGARIINVYTGEILETSLAIHQGRFVGFGDYEAINTIELGGRHIAPGFIDAHVHLESSMASPSEFVKAVLPRGTTTVAADPHEIANVLGSEGIQYMLKASENQPMDLFFTLPSCVPATHMETAGASLQASDLAPFFYHPRILALAEMMNFPGVILGDKGVHDKIRDAHRRSKPVDGHAPGLSGKALNAYLSAGISSDHECTTAEEALEKMRGGMHIMVREGTCAQNLDALLPALNEQTARRMMWCTDDRHPHDLVHEGHIDDIIRRAIAEGIDPVMAIQMGTLNPAEYFSLKDRGAIAPGKRADFVIIGDLEAFHIEAVYVQGKCVAEKGRLVSDLVLPDTPPPPESMKIRPEQLDFSLKAEAENIRVIDVVPGQVVTGSLVMAAAIEKGMAVADADRDIVKLAVVERYTGKAGCGIAFVRGLGIRDGALASSVGHDSHNLIVAGDNDEDMKAVAEVVIEMKGGMAVVSRGRVMASLPLAIAGLMSTAPMETIETEMNALIREAKVLGCPLADPFMTLGFLSLPVIPSLKLTDRGLVDVDRFELVSVFIDTL is encoded by the coding sequence ATGGAAAAATATAAGGAATGGATGAGTGTGGCCCGGGGAGATGTCCCGGCGGATCTTCTTTTTACAGGGGCCAGGATCATCAATGTTTATACGGGAGAGATCCTTGAAACATCCCTTGCCATTCATCAGGGGCGTTTTGTTGGATTCGGGGATTATGAGGCCATCAACACCATTGAACTGGGGGGACGCCATATAGCCCCCGGCTTTATAGATGCCCACGTTCACCTTGAAAGCAGCATGGCCTCACCTTCGGAATTTGTGAAAGCAGTACTCCCCAGAGGCACCACAACGGTGGCCGCAGATCCCCATGAAATTGCCAATGTGCTGGGAAGTGAAGGTATACAGTACATGCTGAAAGCCAGTGAAAATCAGCCCATGGACCTGTTTTTCACCCTGCCATCCTGTGTTCCTGCCACCCATATGGAAACTGCAGGGGCCAGTTTGCAGGCATCTGATCTGGCTCCTTTTTTTTATCATCCCCGTATCCTGGCTCTGGCTGAAATGATGAATTTCCCCGGTGTTATTTTAGGGGATAAAGGAGTGCATGACAAAATCAGAGATGCTCACAGGAGATCAAAGCCTGTGGATGGTCATGCTCCGGGACTTTCCGGTAAAGCTCTGAACGCCTACCTTTCTGCGGGTATTTCTTCGGATCATGAGTGCACCACAGCGGAAGAAGCTCTGGAAAAAATGCGGGGCGGTATGCACATCATGGTACGGGAGGGCACCTGCGCCCAGAACCTTGATGCCCTGCTGCCAGCCCTGAATGAGCAGACGGCCCGGAGAATGATGTGGTGTACCGATGATCGCCATCCCCACGATCTTGTCCATGAAGGTCACATAGATGACATTATCCGCAGAGCCATTGCCGAAGGCATTGATCCTGTGATGGCCATACAGATGGGAACCCTTAATCCTGCGGAATATTTTTCACTTAAGGACAGGGGAGCCATAGCACCGGGAAAACGGGCGGATTTTGTAATCATAGGGGATCTGGAAGCATTTCACATTGAAGCCGTGTACGTTCAGGGAAAGTGTGTGGCAGAAAAGGGCAGACTGGTTTCGGATCTGGTTTTACCAGACACACCGCCTCCTCCGGAATCCATGAAGATAAGACCCGAACAGCTGGATTTTTCCCTGAAGGCAGAAGCAGAAAACATTCGTGTCATTGATGTGGTTCCCGGGCAGGTGGTTACGGGCAGTCTTGTTATGGCTGCTGCCATTGAAAAGGGTATGGCTGTGGCAGATGCGGACAGGGATATTGTCAAGCTGGCCGTTGTGGAGCGGTATACGGGAAAGGCAGGGTGCGGTATTGCCTTTGTCCGTGGGCTGGGTATAAGGGACGGGGCGCTGGCCTCCAGTGTGGGGCATGACTCCCACAACCTTATTGTGGCCGGGGACAATGATGAGGATATGAAGGCAGTGGCAGAGGTTGTTATTGAAATGAAAGGAGGCATGGCTGTTGTCAGCAGAGGCCGTGTCATGGCATCCCTTCCCCTTGCCATTGCAGGACTGATGTCGACAGCCCCCATGGAAACCATTGAGACGGAGATGAATGCCCTTATCCGTGAGGCAAAGGTTCTGGGCTGCCCCCTTGCCGATCCCTTCATGACCCTGGGTTTTCTTTCCCTGCCCGTGATTCCTTCCCTGAAACTCACGGACAGGGGCCTTGTGGATGTGGATCGTTTTGAGCTGGTTTCTGTTTTTATTGATACCCTATAA
- a CDS encoding response regulator, which produces MIPSLTSKNVSQQDKCLEARAFLSFFNEKVLPARRMGIAFGIFFYGIFGLLDVALLEKKELFIILSIRYLLILPLAFLVLGCSFRVKWVQRHFEPIVAFLIFLCSLSMILMVTLAHDAHGLSHYMFGVLLVIFVGYSLFRLFFFWAGITGALIIIAFLLSTPWLPMEKTLVIAYALQLFCGYVGSMIGAYVMETASYRDYLSNMEMEAQRKKVDGLNADLELRVEERTRIYNEKAREAERLLEQQQLIERTLRMTEKQHRDLLEIVEDACFELDLEGRIQYFNTALCRITGRHPSEIRANRFFCWLNVDDATLLRKQMESKAHVGGTAILSLDLQKPDEDIVSVRLSLSPREDGQSRISGFRCVARDTSREVRLKTELNTARQNQNLSDSHHLKFLRHMTHSLRTPMNAILGGLHLLTEKTEASVTLGEASGRMQGVLEDIQDYIQLAEGQWVSQEDIFSPKEAGSEICASYSVWAENRGLEFHFETRNLPDFLQGDVRFFKRILNKFLDNALRFTEKGSIDVFLGCRNIADMLWLVMEVADTGCGMDEVKIAHAFEAPHSMKGGEENQSTMGLGLAFIHLMTEQLEGNLRIRSLPEKGTRIICEIPVREVRPVEEKNKGQRQFQAEQNKRKQPLILLVEDNIINQKITMKLLEINEYTPDLAENGIEALEKLKKQSYDLILMDVQMPEMDGLTATRKIREGLCGKEAALTPIVAFTAHASPQDRQACLDAGMDDVLTKPARPEALQAMVEKWIRQKEL; this is translated from the coding sequence GTGATCCCCTCCCTGACTTCAAAAAACGTAAGCCAGCAGGATAAATGCCTTGAAGCAAGGGCTTTTTTATCCTTTTTCAATGAAAAGGTTCTGCCTGCCCGGCGCATGGGTATTGCCTTTGGCATCTTTTTTTACGGAATCTTCGGTCTCCTTGATGTTGCACTTCTGGAAAAAAAAGAACTCTTCATTATCCTTTCCATCCGTTATCTTCTTATTCTTCCTCTGGCTTTTCTGGTTCTTGGCTGCAGTTTCAGAGTAAAATGGGTGCAGCGTCATTTTGAACCCATCGTTGCTTTCCTTATTTTTCTTTGCTCCCTGAGCATGATCCTAATGGTAACCCTTGCCCATGATGCCCATGGCTTATCCCATTATATGTTCGGTGTTCTGCTGGTCATTTTTGTGGGATACAGCCTGTTCCGGCTATTTTTCTTCTGGGCAGGCATTACGGGTGCTCTTATTATTATTGCTTTTTTGCTTTCCACGCCATGGCTGCCCATGGAAAAGACCCTGGTGATTGCCTATGCCCTTCAACTTTTCTGCGGGTATGTTGGCAGCATGATCGGTGCCTATGTCATGGAGACGGCATCCTACAGGGATTATCTTTCCAACATGGAGATGGAAGCACAGCGGAAAAAAGTGGATGGCCTGAATGCGGATCTGGAATTACGGGTAGAGGAAAGAACCAGAATTTATAATGAAAAAGCCAGAGAAGCCGAGAGGCTTCTGGAGCAGCAGCAGCTAATCGAAAGAACCCTGCGCATGACTGAAAAACAGCACAGGGACCTTTTGGAGATAGTTGAGGATGCCTGCTTTGAACTGGATCTTGAAGGCCGGATCCAGTATTTTAACACGGCTCTATGCCGTATTACCGGAAGGCACCCTTCTGAAATCAGGGCCAATCGTTTTTTCTGCTGGCTGAATGTGGATGATGCCACACTTCTCAGAAAACAGATGGAAAGCAAAGCCCATGTTGGCGGTACAGCCATTCTTTCCCTGGACCTGCAAAAACCCGATGAGGATATTGTGTCTGTGCGACTGAGCCTTTCTCCCAGAGAAGACGGACAGAGCCGTATTTCAGGATTCCGCTGTGTGGCCAGAGATACAAGTCGTGAGGTCAGGCTTAAAACGGAATTGAATACAGCCCGTCAGAACCAGAATCTTTCGGACAGTCACCACTTAAAGTTCCTTCGTCATATGACCCACAGCCTTAGAACCCCTATGAATGCCATACTGGGTGGACTGCACCTGCTTACTGAAAAGACAGAGGCATCCGTAACTCTTGGGGAAGCATCGGGGCGTATGCAGGGCGTTCTGGAGGATATTCAAGACTATATACAGCTGGCCGAAGGGCAGTGGGTTTCCCAGGAGGATATTTTTTCACCTAAGGAAGCAGGTTCTGAAATTTGTGCATCCTACAGTGTCTGGGCAGAAAACCGGGGCCTTGAATTTCATTTTGAAACACGCAACCTGCCGGATTTTCTACAGGGGGATGTCCGTTTTTTTAAGCGGATTCTCAATAAATTTCTGGATAATGCCCTTAGGTTTACAGAAAAAGGCTCCATAGATGTTTTTCTGGGATGCAGAAACATAGCAGACATGCTCTGGCTTGTCATGGAGGTAGCGGATACGGGCTGCGGTATGGATGAAGTAAAAATAGCACATGCCTTTGAAGCCCCCCACAGCATGAAGGGTGGAGAAGAGAATCAGAGTACCATGGGGCTGGGGCTGGCCTTTATCCATCTGATGACGGAACAACTGGAAGGAAATCTGCGTATCCGGAGTCTTCCGGAAAAAGGAACACGGATCATCTGTGAAATTCCCGTCAGAGAGGTCAGGCCTGTGGAAGAAAAAAACAAGGGGCAAAGGCAGTTTCAGGCAGAACAGAATAAAAGAAAGCAGCCCCTCATTCTTCTGGTGGAAGACAATATCATCAATCAGAAGATAACCATGAAACTTCTTGAAATAAACGAATATACTCCTGATCTTGCCGAAAATGGCATTGAAGCGCTGGAAAAACTTAAAAAGCAGAGCTATGATCTGATTCTGATGGATGTACAGATGCCGGAGATGGACGGACTCACAGCCACCCGCAAAATCCGGGAAGGTCTTTGCGGAAAAGAGGCGGCCCTTACTCCCATTGTGGCCTTTACCGCCCACGCTTCTCCCCAGGACAGGCAGGCCTGTCTGGATGCCGGAATGGATGATGTACTGACCAAGCCGGCCAGGCCTGAGGCTCTTCAGGCCATGGTGGAAAAATGGATAAGGCAGAAAGAATTATAA
- a CDS encoding response regulator, whose amino-acid sequence MLPSLTSKNINQRERSLEAKAFLSFFNEKILPSRRMAVAFSIFFYGISGFLDAALLEKRELYIILSIRYLVVIPLAFLALGLSFKVKWVQRHFEPIVSFLLYLCALSMILMVVFVENVHVLSLYMFGILLVIFVGYSLQRLFFFWASITGALILISFVAATPWMSMEKNHVTTYALQLFCGYVASIIGAYFMESVSYSEYLSRKETEAQRIKVDELNAGLELRVEERTRIYNEKAKEAERLLEQQQVVERTLRMTEKQHRDLLEIVEDACFELDLEGRIQYFNTALCRITGRPSSEIRANRFFFWLNVDDATLLRKQMESKAHVGGTAILSLDLQKPDEDIVSVRLSLSPIEDGQSRISGFRCVARDTSREVRLKTELNTARQNQNLSENQHLKFLRHMAHSLRTPMNAILGGLHLLKENGASLVLGEASEHMQGVLEDIQDYIQLAEGQGQARPVEEKSKVQRLSQEERNEKMYPLILLVEDNIINQKITMKLLEIKKYTPDLAENGFQALEKLEKQSYNLVLMDVQMPEMDGLTATRKIREGLCGKEAALTPIVAFTAHASSQDRQACLDAGMDDVLTKPARPEGLQSMVEKWLRRKES is encoded by the coding sequence ATGTTACCCTCCCTGACATCAAAAAATATAAACCAGCGGGAAAGAAGCCTTGAAGCAAAGGCTTTTTTATCCTTTTTCAATGAGAAGATTCTGCCAAGCCGGCGTATGGCCGTGGCCTTCAGCATCTTTTTTTATGGGATTTCCGGTTTTCTGGATGCGGCCCTTCTGGAAAAAAGAGAATTGTATATTATCCTTTCCATCCGATACCTTGTCGTTATTCCTCTGGCTTTTCTGGCCCTCGGTTTAAGTTTTAAAGTAAAATGGGTGCAGCGTCATTTTGAACCCATTGTTTCATTTCTTCTTTATCTCTGTGCCCTGAGTATGATTCTCATGGTGGTCTTTGTGGAGAATGTCCATGTCTTGTCCCTGTACATGTTTGGTATTCTGCTGGTTATTTTTGTGGGATACAGCTTGCAACGGCTCTTTTTTTTCTGGGCGAGTATTACGGGTGCTCTGATTCTTATTTCCTTTGTTGCTGCCACGCCCTGGATGTCCATGGAAAAAAACCATGTGACGACCTATGCCCTTCAGCTTTTCTGCGGGTATGTGGCCAGCATCATTGGTGCCTATTTCATGGAATCTGTATCTTACAGTGAGTATCTTTCCCGGAAAGAAACGGAAGCACAGCGGATAAAGGTGGATGAGCTGAATGCGGGTCTTGAATTACGGGTAGAGGAAAGAACCAGAATTTATAATGAAAAAGCCAAAGAAGCCGAAAGGCTTCTGGAGCAGCAGCAGGTGGTGGAAAGAACCCTGCGCATGACGGAAAAACAGCACAGAGATCTTTTGGAAATAGTTGAAGATGCCTGCTTTGAACTGGATCTTGAAGGCCGGATTCAGTATTTCAACACGGCCCTCTGCCGCATTACCGGAAGACCCTCTTCTGAAATCAGGGCCAACCGGTTTTTCTTCTGGCTGAATGTAGATGATGCAACACTTCTCAGAAAACAGATGGAAAGCAAAGCCCATGTTGGCGGTACAGCCATTCTTTCACTGGACCTGCAGAAACCCGATGAGGATATTGTGTCTGTGCGGCTGAGCCTTTCTCCCATAGAAGATGGGCAGAGCCGTATTTCAGGATTTCGCTGTGTGGCCAGGGATACCAGTCGTGAGGTCAGGCTTAAAACAGAACTGAATACGGCCCGGCAGAATCAGAATCTTTCGGAAAATCAGCACTTAAAATTTCTTCGTCACATGGCCCACAGCCTGAGAACTCCCATGAATGCCATACTGGGTGGCCTGCACCTGCTTAAAGAGAACGGAGCTTCCCTGGTCCTGGGAGAAGCATCAGAACATATGCAGGGAGTTCTTGAGGATATTCAGGACTATATACAGCTGGCCGAAGGACAGGGGCAAGCCAGACCTGTGGAAGAAAAAAGCAAGGTCCAAAGGCTCTCTCAGGAAGAGCGGAATGAAAAAATGTATCCCCTTATTCTTCTGGTGGAAGATAATATCATCAACCAGAAAATCACCATGAAACTTCTTGAAATAAAGAAATATACCCCTGACCTTGCGGAGAATGGCTTTCAGGCGCTGGAAAAACTTGAAAAGCAGAGCTATAATTTGGTCTTGATGGATGTACAGATGCCGGAAATGGACGGACTCACAGCCACCCGCAAAATCCGGGAAGGCCTTTGCGGAAAAGAGGCAGCCCTTACTCCCATTGTGGCCTTTACCGCCCACGCTTCTTCCCAGGACAGACAGGCCTGTCTGGATGCCGGAATGGATGATGTGCTGACTAAGCCGGCCAGGCCCGAGGGTCTGCAGAGCATGGTGGAAAAATGGCTAAGGCGGAAAGAATCATAA
- a CDS encoding purine-nucleoside phosphorylase, protein MGFYDKTDKAVAYIKERCDIRPEILIMTGTGLGKSTGTLEDEIRIPYGLIPEFPISTVSGHAGELVLGRLGGKNVAVMRGRFHLYEGYSPEEIAFPIRVFHEMRVKTLILTNAAGGIGPDFEVGDLMSIRDHINLTGENPLVGENNNAWGPRFPDMSAAYDPAMAELIKKLASASGFTLREGVYVGLKGPSFETPAEIRFLKTIGGHAVGMSTVMEVISARHLGMRVAGISTITNINDPDRPQIATLESIMEEADRASLRLEKLLTLLVEAL, encoded by the coding sequence ATGGGTTTTTACGATAAAACAGATAAGGCAGTGGCGTACATTAAAGAACGCTGCGATATCCGGCCTGAAATTCTTATAATGACAGGTACGGGGCTTGGTAAAAGTACGGGAACCCTTGAAGATGAAATAAGGATTCCCTATGGGCTTATTCCTGAATTTCCCATATCCACGGTCAGCGGCCACGCAGGAGAGCTGGTTCTGGGACGCCTTGGCGGAAAAAATGTGGCGGTGATGCGGGGGCGTTTTCATCTTTATGAGGGATACAGCCCTGAGGAAATTGCCTTTCCCATAAGGGTTTTCCATGAAATGAGGGTCAAAACCCTTATTCTCACCAATGCCGCCGGAGGCATTGGTCCTGATTTTGAGGTGGGGGATCTCATGAGCATCCGGGATCACATCAATCTCACCGGAGAAAATCCCCTTGTGGGTGAAAATAACAATGCCTGGGGCCCCCGTTTTCCGGATATGTCCGCAGCCTATGATCCGGCCATGGCAGAGCTTATAAAAAAGCTTGCCTCTGCTTCGGGATTTACCCTGCGGGAGGGTGTTTACGTGGGCCTGAAAGGGCCCAGCTTTGAAACCCCTGCGGAAATTCGTTTTTTAAAAACCATAGGCGGTCATGCCGTGGGCATGTCCACGGTAATGGAAGTAATTAGCGCAAGGCATCTGGGCATGAGGGTTGCCGGTATTTCCACCATCACCAACATAAATGACCCGGACAGGCCTCAGATTGCCACCCTTGAATCCATCATGGAGGAAGCGGACAGGGCATCTCTGCGCTTGGAAAAACTCCTGACCCTTCTGGTGGAGGCCCTCTGA